In the genome of Podospora pseudocomata strain CBS 415.72m chromosome 2 map unlocalized CBS415.72m_2.2, whole genome shotgun sequence, one region contains:
- a CDS encoding uncharacterized protein (COG:S; EggNog:ENOG503NYUK) codes for MASSDTVPALDRQHYENNAPAQHIGPSDNSIYISRARWIYTLRLRRCRSDSLTTKFPGQKDKQCLTYLQATDPRLYKRNIELRKGGLLRESYYWVLSHVDFQRWRDDRDGQLLWVRGDPGKGKTMLLCGIIDELEKATARTDNIAFFFCQATDDRISNATAVLRGLIYMLVTKQQPELISHVRESYVGLGKERFQGPTSWVALLEIFTNILEDPKLRGTYLIIDALDECTGDWDLLLDLIASKSSAYPKVKWLVSSRNWPGIEENLNTATQKVSLRLELNEESVSAAVTIYIQSEINKLAKRKKYNNDTRDAVKRYLDTNAHGTFLWVALVCQELAKISRWEAVEILTTFPPGLDAIYEQMRDQINKSRNAKLLQRILAVISVVYRPITLNELPALVDMPDCSSGNVEDLTEIVGLCGSFLTLRQHTISFVHQSAKDFLLSNGTHQDSRDVVNWVFPQGKDDVHDSVFSRSLSAMSTILHRDIYGLKLPGFPINGIQTPCPDPLATVRYSCVFWVDHLRESISDKDTPQRNTLVAVQTFLEQKYLYWLEALSLLRAMSEGVIAIRKLEGLLGRTHQRQLTTFIRDAHRFALSYRWIIEQAPLQAYTSALVFAPLGSLMKKRFKTEEPSWISAKPVVEADWNACLQTLEGHSYEVTSVAFSADGQRLASGAGDGTVKVWDPASGQCLQTLQGHSYEVTSVAFSADGQRLASGSHDRTVKVWDPASGQCLQTLQGHSGPVTSVAFSADGQRLTSGSWDRTVKVWDPASGQCLQTLQSHSDEVTSVAFSAYNLRAHGYRLGPDKTWVICNGQNVLWLPPEYRPICSVIQGRMVAFGCSSGRVFTIGFSRDI; via the exons ATGGCATCGTCTGATACAGTCCCTGCCTTGGATCGCCAGCACTATGAGAACAACGCACCAGCCCAGCATATTGGCCCCTCAGATAACTC CATATACATATCGAGGGCACGTTGGATATACACCCTACGTCTACGTCGCTGCCGGAGTGACTCGTTAACCACCAAGTTTCCAGGTCAGAAAGACAAACAATGCCTCACCTACCTGCAGGCAACCGACCCCCGCCTTTACAAGAGAAATATCGAGTTAAGAAAGGGTGGTCTCCTCAGAGAGTCATACTACTGGGTTCTCAGCCATGTCGATTTCCAACGATGGCGCGACGACCGAGATGGCCAGTTGCTCTGGGTTAGAGGCGATCCTGGCAAGGGCAAAACGATGTTGCTCTGCGGAATaattgatgagctggagaaggccaCTGCGCGCACAGACAACATCGCGTTCTTCTTCTGTCAGGCCACGGACGATCGCATCAGCAATGCTACAGCGGTCCTCCGTGGGCTGATCTACATGCTTGTgaccaagcagcagccggaACTTATTTCACACGTTCGCGAAAGCTACGTTGGTTTGGGGAAAGAGCGCTTCCAAGGCCCCACTTCATGGGTGGCATTGTTAGAGATCTTCACCAACATTCTCGAAGACCCGAAGTTACGGGGAACATATCTAATCATTGACGCGCTTGACGAGTGTACTGGAGACTGGGACCTGCTTCTCGACCTTATCGCAAGCAAGTCATCAGCATACCCGAAAGTCAAGTGGCTCGTATCCAGTCGCAACTGGCCGGGCATCGAGGAGAATCTCAACACCGCAACGCAGAAAGTAAGCCTACGTCTTGAGCTGAATGAAGAGTCTGTCTCCGCTGCTGTCACCATATATATCCAGTCGGAAATAAATAAGCTTGCGAAGCGGAAAAAATACAATAACGATACGCGGGACGCTGTCAAGCGCTATTTGGATACGAACGCACATGGGACCTTCCTCTGGGTAGCGTTGGTTTGTCAAGAGCTCGCCAAGATCTCGAGATGGGAAGCTGTGGAGATATTAACAACATTTCCGCCTGGGCTCGATGCAATCTATGAACAGATGAGGGACCAGATCAACAAGTCGAGGAATGCTAAACTTCTCCAAAGAATACTGGCTGTCATCTCGGTCGTATACCGACCTATCACATTAAACGAACTACCGGCCCTCGTAGATATGCCAGACTGTTCCTCTGGAAATGTGGAGGATCTAACAGAGATCGTAGGGCTTTGCGGCTCTTTCCTGACACTGCGCCAACACACGATATCATTCGTCCACCAATCCGCTAAAGACTTCCTACTCAGCAACGGCACGCACCAAGATTCACGAGACGTTGTTAATTGGGTTTTCCCTCAAGGGAAGGACGATGTACACGATAGCGTCTTCTCAAGGTCGCTAAGTGCGATGTCTACGATATTGCACCGCGACATATACGGTTTAAAGTTACCGGGATTCCCAATCAACGGGATTCAAACGCCATGTCCAGACCCGCTGGCCACAGTCCGGTATTCGTGCGTCTTCTGGGTTGACCATCTCCGCGAGTCGATTTCTGATAAAGACACGCCACAACGCAACACACTGGTTGCGGTCCAGACGTTCCTTGAACAGAAATATCTTTACTGGCTCGAAGCTCTTAGTCTACTCCGAGCTATGTCGGAGGGTGTTATTGCTATAAGAAAACTTGAGGGCCTACTA GGGCGAACTCATCAAAGGCAGCTAACAACCTTTATTCGGGATGCGCACCGGTTCGCTCTCTCCTATAGATGGATAATCGAGCAAGCCCCTCTGCAGGCGTACACATCAGCCCTCGTATTTGCACCGCTTGGTAGTCTAATGAAGAAGAGATTTAAGACGGAAGAACCTAGCTGGATCAGTGCAAAGCCAGTAGTAGAAGCGGACTGGAATGCGTGCCTCCAGACGCTCGAAGGCCATAGCTACGAGGTTACCTCGGTCGCCTTTTCGGCAGATGGCCAGCGGCTCGCATCCGGTGCAGGCGACGGTACCGTCAAGGtctgggatcccgcctcgggccaatgcctccagacgctccaagGCCATAGCTACGAGGTTACCTCggtcgccttttcggcggatggccagcggctcGCATCCGGATCACACGACCGTACCGTCAAGGtctgggatcccgcctcgggccaatgcctccagacgctccaagGCCATAGTGGCCCGGTTACCTCGGTCGCCTTTTCAGCGGACGGCCAGCGGCTCACATCCGGTTCATGGGACCGTACCGTTAAGGtctgggatcccgcctcgggccaatgcctccagacgctccaaAGCCATAGCGACGAGGTTACCTCggtcgccttttcggcgTATAATCTAAGGGCGCATGGGTATAGGTTGGGGCCAGACAAGACCTGGGTTATTTGTAACGGCCAGAATGTGCTATGGTTACCACCTGAATACCGCCCAATCTGCTCTGTAATCCAAGGGCGGATGGTAGCTTTTGGCTGTTCATCAGGGCGAGTGTTTACTATAGGCTTCTCGCGCGACATATAA